TCCAGCAAAGTATTTTGGGACTTCGGCCTTCAAATTGAGGGCAATTCAGATGGCTTTCCTCCTCCAAAAGACGGCTCGGTTCCAAAACTAGTCAGATACGCCGTCAACTACCTCAAGTACCTTGCAAGTGACAACTACAGTTTCGCCATGACCAAAGTTCTCCAAATACAGAAATCATGGAAGGGCGGAGTCGTTTTGAAATCGGAAGACGAGGATAATCTCCTCAAAGACGCCTTCTCTAACGTAATGGAAGCCCTACAAAGAAACGTGGAATCCAAAAAATCGCGCTACAGAGACAAAATCCTACCGCATATCTTCTCAATGAACACATACTGGTACATCTACATGCGGATCCGAAACACGGAACTAGGAAGATTTCTAGGAGAACAGTATATGAGAAAGAATTACAAAGCAGTGGCAGAGGAATCGGCTTACACTTACCAAATGCTATGTTGGGAGCCCTTGCTTTCAGTAATGGACATGGAAGACGTGCGATTACCGAACAAGGAAACCGTGGAAGAATTAgcgaaaacaaaaatggaagcaTTCGTGAAGGCTCTAAGGGAATTCTCACATAAACACAGAACCGCGTATTGCATTCCAGATTTGGATTTGCGGGAGCAGTTGAAAGAGGCAACTCTGAAGATGATACTGCCGGCTTACACGGAGTTCTTCAATTTGCACTCGGCTTTGTTGCCGGGGATTGGGAAGTATTATGTGGGCCTAGAGACGATCCATGATTTTGTGGGTCGGGCCTTTGAGTTCGAAAGTGGGAGTGGGAGTGGGAGTGGGAGTGGGCCTGGGCCGGGTGGCAAGTTGAAGAGACGAGGTTCAGTGGATCGGATGGCTGAGATATCGTCGGATGGACCAATCTTGGGCGTTCGATTGGAATAGTTAGAGATTGCCAACAGGGATTGATGACCACACAAAAGGATTCTGGTGTTTTTAAGGAACTTGGTCGAACATTGAAAATATTCTTCGGTTCATGGATTTTTAAGGATTTTGTccaaaatgaaccaaaaaaaatgtatgtttTATTGTCACACACTATGgtcaaatgaaataaaatacatataatcaagtttttgtttattaaaaaatatgcaaGGCAACGAAAAATGCAGTTAATTGAAAAGGTTTGTTCTCTCTTGGAACACTCGTAAATTTGAGTCGGCAGATTACCTCTGACAATCACTTATGGCATCTTCGATTCTGAGAGAATAATTCCTTACTCCGACAAGGAATCTTCGAATTTGCTTCCAGCTATTCCAGATTGGATCTTCCCTCACGCACAGGAAACCTGGGACCGAATTTTCCGAGGAAATCTATTCATAGAACTGCAAACATGGCGAATCTTAGCTCCGAAATTGACGAAATGGGTTCCTTCTCCTTCACTGACTTCCCGGAAGATGTTCAGTTATGCATCCTCTCCTTCCTCTCCCCCTCCGATATTGCGGCTTTCTCTTGCACCTCGAAGAGATTCGTCTCTCTCTGCAGGAATGATAGGAAACTCTGGTTTACTATGTGCGATCGGAGATGGGGTTCCACGACTCAGATCAACAATtggggaaaagggaaaatcgCTTACAGGTTACTCTATAAAACTCTTCACCAATGGGAGAATCTCATCGGTTTTTGGCGCCGGAGTGGCTCGCCGACCATCGGCGTCTCATCGCCGCCATTGGTGTTCTTCGAATGGGGCCCAGATTTTATTGCTGGCTCTAGGGTTTCTCCGTCAAAGAACGGTACTTACGACGTGTTTAAATCTCCATTTCTTTGGATGGGGCTCTCCCCGGAAGCTCAGGCCATGAGTTTCATCGACCCCGATGGCCGTTCTGGGTTCGCCGGGAAATTTGCTGATTTAGGAGAATCCGATTTCTCCGATTGCGATTTGATTCCGATAGAATTGAGCTTCATGGGGACAAATCATTTTGTCATTGAGGAAAATCTTACATTCGCTTATCCAAATTCCCCAGAACGAAGGATAAACGGATGCCGCCGAAGTTCCCCAGAAGACAATTTAGCCGCCGTAACAGATATGAACGTAGTGGGAAGTGGCTCTCCGGGAAGCTTACTGGACGGATTAATGTCAGAAATTTATCAACAGTTTGCGAATAGAACCAGCCCGGGAGGGGATAGAGCCTCAAGGAGACAACGGAGAAGGGAGAAGGAAAGGCTAGGAAAGCGGAAGTTGGAAGCAGAGCATTTTGTTAAAATTGTGAATTGCTCGCCCACACCATTGCGACCAATACAGGGCTTATGGAAGGTGTtgtccctccctccctcccttgTGTTTATGTACCCTTTTGGAACACTACTATTTATGTTCTGTTGACATTGATTTCATTCTTGGGAGTGGTACAAATGATATAGCATGGCTTCCTATTTGGTCGTGCAGGGAATCAGTGATGATATGCGCATGGATTTCTATCTTGTTGTATATGATGACATTGGTGGTATTGCCTGTCGGAAAGTTGGGGACTCCTCCGAAGGCCTCTCTAGTTATTCTCCCGTGTTTTGGACATCCAATACTACCTTCTTGGAAGCCCCATTCTCCCTGGAGGAGGAACATTTTCACGACTGCCGAATACATGTTCACCCTCTACCAGCCAATGACATTGATGAGCTAGTGCCTtcaattgaaaacaaaaagatctCTCGCATTCTTCGCGTCAACTCGAGTTATGATCTAGTCCTACCAGACCTGGCTGGAAGTGTTCCGAATCCTCGCAACGTCGAGGGAAGAATATGGCAGTACAGTAACGGGACTTTTGGGTTCGGTTTCCTTAgagataattttattatagatttGAAGCACATTGCTCGAAATGGTTCGATTCTGGATACTGTGGAATAACTTGTTTGTTgattcttcatttcatttgatgaGTTCTTTGGCCAACCATAATCTTCATTCAATCTTGTTATGTTGGTTTGAACCCAATTTAGAATATAAACCTTAAAAGAAAGTACTTATAATTATAGGCATCCCTTGGAATTGACAGGACTACGATTCAAATCCACAAACATGAAATATGATGAAAATCAAACAGATCTTGGCGTCTGTTTGAGCAtgttatttgaatatttaagaAACAGGGGGCGAAGAACACACTCTTAAAAGGAAGAACACACTCTCAAGCTTCTGAAGCCACCGCTTCGCCATTGATTTTTTCCTTCGATGGTATCTTTTCATGGTCTCCCTCAAGCTGACTCAAGTTTCCTTTCTCCTTGATGAGTTGGATATGGTGGTGCTTGCAGTAAAGTCGCCCCTCATGAGCGATATAGTTGGAAGGGCTGATCGTGCATCCGCCATGGCAGCATTTGAAGCAACTTTTGTGGTATGGAGTTCCATTTACAGTGACCTTCAAATAGAGACCAGTTCATGAAATTAGATccaggaagaagaaaaaagattctGTATATAGTTGTTACCTTTTCTGTTGGATAAACAGTGTTATTACAGCCAAGACATTTATCTCTGGTTCCGCCAAACATGCTAGCAACCTTCTTAGCCGTTGGTTTCTGCTGATGCATTTTCAGATCAAAGGGTGAAACATTAGAAATTCTAACAGGCTCAAGCAATCAGGGAATTACCTCACTATCAACCGGTTTCTCTGGTTTTACGATCTTGGGTGTTCCTAAAAACACAGAAATCAACATGAAAAATCCGAGAAATCAGATCCATCCAAACaacttataattatttgtacCTTCAAAGCTTTTGTCAAGACTGCCAGTCCTCTTAAAGAGCTGATCAAAGTGTGGCCGGCAATAAAGCACTCCCTCAAAGGAATTGTAGTTGCTGAGCTGAAAACAGAGCAACAACTTCAGTTTCAGAGTTCCATCTCCTTCGTTAAACATAGGATAAAAGTTTTACCTTTAGAGTTCCTTTGCAATGGTGGCATCTGAAACAGGCTTTGTGGTAGATGCGGTTGTCGGCGGTCAGCTTGTCGACAAGATAAACGGTTTTTTCGCAAGCCATACATTTCTGGGTTGTGCCTGCAAATGCCATGGGTTGGGAGTGGAAGTGAGCTTTGTGTAGAAGAATGGGGAGATGAAACAGAAGGAGAGGATTATATATAGATATGATTGATGTCAGTGGGGAAGCAAACAATCATTCCGTTGGATCTTTGGAGCAGACCCAACAACTCGTTTCTTTGATAAAATGTCTCAACCTGTAGCTGTCTTCAAATCAAatcagtaaaaaaattaaagacaaAGAAATCTCAAATTGAATCATGAGAGGTACGTGCACAATTACTTTATTTAGTGTTCAttcatcataattttaaaataaaatacatcctgaattttttatttattttggaaatggtttgaattttttttaatataatttgagaagtgtttaaattacaatttgaTTTCTGTATCATTATGTTCCAACTAAAAAAGTTCCTGAATTTTGTGGCAAATTTATCCAATGTatcatttaattcaaattatacGTGGGACCATATAGGCTtgttttttaagttatttttatgaatCTAGTTTTTAGAGTCGGCAATAAGTgggtaaaaatatatgtaaaaaaaaaaaaaaaattatgaatccATCAACGTTGAGATGGTATGATACTCTTCTGCAACAGTCCAAGTCTAGGAATGACTTCGACTAAGGATCTCAcccttttataaggaatgactTCGATTaagggatctcacaattcacccaaCATCCTAGTTGGCACACCAACCAGCTAATACCATATTTGTAATGGTTCAAACTtatatcaccatcagcctcagttttaaaacgcatctattaaagagaaatttccacactcttatactTAATGTTTTGTTCACTTCTCCAAcgaatgtgagatctcacaataaaatttattttcttagctGATTTCGTGCATGTTAAATCTTAATATGACGTTTcatctattagaaaaattattaaaataataataataaataaatagaggaGTGATGAGAGGGAGAGGTTGTAACAGTGTGTGTTCCTTGAAAAAACGGAAAGAAAGAATGGAGATGGGATTTGCTGTAAAGGAAGGATGGAAACAAGAGGGGGACATAAGATTGAAAAGCAAAGGCAACAGTTTTAGTTACCTAATGGCTCAGCCTCAGCCTCAGCAGGTGGCCTGCCTGCCTCCCAACTTCGAAAAGcttcttttcttcatcattACAGTGACACTTTCTTCATTTGTAAGCCTCAACATTAAAGCTATTAAAAGAATATCACAAACCAACAACGACCCATCATCCTCCTATCAATATTATACTCCAAAATAATGCAATTCCAGAGCTAATAATGTTGCACACAGCTCACCCAGTCAGTGTCCTAAAGAGTTTCCACAAATCAGGGGTATCATATGGGTTTCACCTTATACATTCAGACTAGTTTGATCCACAATAGTTGAAGTCAAAGAAATTAGGATATCAAGAAGCATCATAATTCGAGCTAATCACGGTTAACCCTTTTGCCTCCTCAGTTAACCCACTTACTCAAGTCATAATTGTTATTCAATCAGACCTTACCATAATTGAATATGAACCACTAATCATataattcatatttcatatcataattGCTTGGGATTAACTGTAAAGATTAGCTGCCATGCACCAAAAGGAGCAGGAGTATATGATTGAAAAGGTTTTGCATGCAAAACAGAACATATAAGGAAAGAATAAGATCTCAGGTCCAGCAAAACGAATACTTTTATATCTCCTCTCTGTTAATAAGTTAGCTCGAGCCGGTTTCTTAAacatttatacaaaattttcagaGGCCAAGGGATTATAATGTGGGCCTGTGGGAGAGAGAAGATACCAGGACGAATATGATGCAACACAGCATCCTGCAATATGAGGGGAGGCATCACATTGTAGAATTTTGTGCAAGAAACAGAAGTCAGATTGTCATTACAAATTGCAGAAAGACTATTTGCGGCTGTAAAAGGAGGTGCAAGTAATGCCAGGAGCAAACTTTAAGCTTTCACTAAGGCAAGCTACAGACCCAACTTCTCCTATTCCTGCGAGATTGATTCACAATCACCATTCACGAGACCATAATGAGCCACAGAACTATGATTACCAATTTCCTAAGATTACGAATATTGATTGAAtacaaaatgagaaaacagAACCAATTTTCTCCGACTACCATACTTTCATTAGCTGATCACTAACCTTGAACCTCTTGCGCCGTGAATCATCAGGAATGGACCCAGAATATCGTTGTCTTCTTAAGGCCTCGTTCTTAAATTGCCCTGCTGCCATGTCCTGCATTCTGCTGCCATCACCCTGTGGTGGATTTCTTGAGTGTTGGGTAAAGCCATCCTTGTCCCATGTAACCTCATAATCAGCCCAGAGGCGAGATCCTTGCTGCAGTAGCCATTTTGAGTTAGCATTAAGAAGTCTTCCTCAACCCAAAAGGagattacaaaaaaaactcatatAATAGCGCAAAATGTAGAAAGCACACAGTTACAAAGAGGATTGAATTTATATCATAATCCTCCCTAACTTCAATCATCAATATATTGGTTGATTCTGATATGTGAGAGAGCATGTAGTTGAAGACATTTCATTCAGGGTTCGGactaataaaaatgataatgttCATCTTGATCTTACCATCATACTTGCTTACACTACCTAAACCATTTTCACACGTATCATGATACAAATGACCTCTATCTATCTTACATTACAACCGCGGGTTAGTTGTGATTTGTCCTTATACATTGGATAAGAGTGCTATTTCAATCTTATGGCTACTtgccaaaaacaaaagaggtGACGAGAAAATTAGCCAAGCAACTCCAAATGACTTGATTATAAAATAGAGAGGTAAATTCCAACCTTCTGCAATGAGCGACCAGACAGCACCTTTAGAGCATTGTAAAAGTCCCTGTGTTTCTCAAACTGAACTGTTATTTTACAGTGTAAGCCTGAAATTATGTCTTCTGCATCCTCATTGCCATCCTTACCAAAAGCATCATCCACAGCAATATTTAGGTTCCTGTAGAGTGTATATTAAAGGGAAAAACATGCTGATGATGagtcaaaataaaactaaacatAAGAAGAACCATACGTAGCTAAAATGGAGATCATCAATTTCTAATACTGCAATGCAATACATTCATTATTTCACACCTAAGCTCAGAAGTACAATGTAGATGACCTCTTGGTTCCTACAGTATTAGTGCAGAGACACCAATGCCATTATACAACGGAGTTCATCGAATTGAGCTTGGCACCTAATGGTCAAACTAAACATGACATGCAAAATAAATGGggaagaagattgaagaagaaacaatcAGAGGCAAACCTTATCTTTCCAAATGTAGAAAAGATGGTATGTGTGACCAACATGGAGGGCTTTGACGAAACCCGAGGCTCGGCAAACCACCTTGATGGAGCACCCCTCAAGGTAATGGTATCAGGTCCTTGGTTCCCACTTCTCGAATATCCTAAGGCAAATTCAGGACAATCACAGACCAAAGCTTACTGCGTAAACACCATTAACAATTTAAAAGACGCTGAAATTTGCTTACCACGATTCCCAAATGCGTAAAAATCCCCCCAAGCCGTCTTCATTGCCTCAAAATTATCAGATTCCGGTATAACGACTGtgagtttgaatttgaacCCCTCAAGATTCAGCTCAATCCCATCCAATTTCTCAACCAGGAATCGCCTCCAATCCAAAAACTTCTTCTCCAACGCCGTgatttcctcttcctcctcctcataCCTCTTGTAAGCACTTTTCAAAAATCCAAGATCTCGCACGAAGAGAGTACCGCGAGCAAGTGGGTCTTCGCGCTTGCGTGTCTTAACTTCTTTAATGCGTTTGATCACCAAATCCTCCTCAGGGACAATTACCGGAACCGAAAGCGAAGTCTTGAGAAAGTCAATGAGAGCTCGCTTCAACTTCCACTCATCAAGGGATTTACTCACTGAAGGGCTCGACGGATAGACTGTGAAGTTGAGTCTCAGACGCGGCACCAGCTTAAGACCACTCTCCATCTCTAACGTTTCTGTGGGAGGTAGCAACTCCAACGGTTTGACCGTCATTCTCggtcctctctctcttcacaGACCTGTCACTGTTactaaattagggtttcgctTAGCTCCTCCGCCACACCAACGACCAACGAGAAGAACGATAGCCTACGCCACGCCGTCAGGGGTTGGATTCAGCTCCGGCTACTATAGAGTATTTTAGgccttttttttcatttcttttttttcgaAGGAGCGATATGTTCTAATTATAATTCGAATTCACttttatctttgaattttaaaattcgttCTAAAATATCTACGCTAATATGCGGAAATATTGAACTAAAATTGTGTATCGACGATACGACACCGTATAGATAGAAATCTTAGCCGTAAACGGAAAAGCGGATAATGCCATGGCGCTGTCAGATAACGTCGGGTGAAATCCTAACCGTCCGATAAAATACGAATTccaaaaaaggtaaaattggTAGTGAAAATACCGATTGGAGATCTTGGCAAAAACCTGCAAGTGCAAGCAAAGCGATGGGGCAATGCGCAAGTTGCCTCGACGAAGGCCAAGAGCAAGAGAGGAAGGAGGAAGAAAGATTGGCCTCCGTCGAAGCTCGCGCCAAAGCTGCTGAAGCCGCTCAGAAAAGGTAATTTCCTCTCCCCCTCTCCTTTTTAACtttctttcataatttctGTACATCTTGTTCCTTCTTGTTCAATTGGAACCAGCTGATCATAATGATTAGGGCTTTCGTTTGATCCTTATGTTTTAAAGTAGATTTCGAAAAAATGAGTTTCgtttttaattgattattcATACCAAGGATATAACATCCATCGTTAACTAGAAATGAGAATTTCAAATTAGGAACTATGATGGGAATCCTCCATGTTTTTATGCTGAAAAGTGATATTAAATACTTGCAGGcaagaagaatttgaaaaatctGCTGCAGGAAGGGCTGCACGTGCTCAGTTGGCTGCAAATGCAAAGCAATCTGCTAACACTAACAAGGGAGAACCAGTTCTTAAGGTCATTATGCTTTCACTCATAGAAGTTGTTTCACGCTATTTCTTGGAGCATTTCgatgattttaaaacttccTTATTGTTTTTTGTGGATGCAGTGGAGTATGGGGTGAGGTCGTGCTCTATTGTCAGCTTCGCTTCTTTTTCGCTGCAAGTGAAATTTCTAAGCACCTATGTATGTTTATCACTGGGAGATTTCGTAGTACTAAGACCCTTGCCTGAATGATCAtcctatattttctttttatatcacttgcttaaaattataataagcTCTTCTTCATGTAATGTGGTTACAGATTTCACTTGCATTACAATGTAATGAATCTTGTTTGTTTCCCTACTAAGAGCAAATTTCATTCGTGCAGTTctaatgaaaaggaaagaattgTATATTTATCCGCGATCCTGGGCTCCTCTTGTACAAAGCAACTTGTGTATGCTCCCAAGTCTCCCAAGGCAGAAGTTATTGAATGGAACTACAGTCTTGTATTTGTTATTCATGAATCAATGAAACCAAATAAGTGTGCAgacttatatatttttttacactGTTCTTCCATGTAAATTTTTACTCCATGCTTTGCTCACTTGGTAAAACCTTGTCTATGATGATATCATTATTTGCCAAGATATGCCATTGTGCCCCATCGGCTGTTATATACTTTCTCATATCGTGGCAGAGATTATGTCGAGTTGAAATGCTTTCGCTGTTATGTTGGATATCTTGTTCACATTCAATAAGCTGCTTGAATTTCTTAGATATGTCGATATTGTTGGATATTGACGTTTACACGTTAATCGAGGAGAGTAGTTCATTGGTTCAAATCCTGCAACCATCTCAAGTGCCAACCAAGGATTACAGCCTACTGAGCTCAGTTATAAGATCCAAAATTTTAGATAGCAGTCAATATGGACAATTTTGGCAGGCTTCCAGTTTTTCTAGCTACAGAGTTGCTATCAGAAGTCGGGCCTTGGTGGGTTCCCAACACGGGAAAATGCCTGTGATGTATCCTTTGACATGTCGGGAGGCTTTTCTGATGAGCAGTCATTGCCAGTCAGTCATTTTGGTTCTTGACTTTCATGGTTCAAGCATCACAGATTCACACCCAACAACTTTTATCTTTTGGTTTGCTTTACAAACATTGCTTCGACAATTATAGTACTAACTTTGAATACTTAAatcatgttattttattattttattggatgAAACATAACAGAGCTTAAAATTCACTACAATCCCAGCTACTTGCTTGTTTTGATTCCTTTTAGGCATTAATGAAGTTCATACTAGATTTTGAAGTGGGAAACAAAGTTGATGcttgaaaaggagaaaaatacTGCAACAAAATGTGCTATTTACTCAATAGACTACTAAATCCTTGATTCGTTACACAAAATCAGTTGATTTGAACATGCAGAATTTGGAACTGTAAGTCTAACCTAAAATCTGGCCAAGTGTTGTTCCAACATTCCCTCAGTTTTCAACAGATTATGAGAGGTCAAGGAAAAGAATGgcagaaggaaagaaaattgatggaatatgCTGGTGGCACAACCAATGCAATAATTGAGCTTTCATATCTGCTCAACTTCCCCAAAACTCTTCCTCTCAGAaggtggaaaaaaaaaaaagattcttttAGATGAAACTCTGAGGAGGAGCTGATAATTGGAGTTCATGTGCGGCTTGAAAAAAATCTGCAGCTTGAAGCAACAAACCTTCCATTTTGGAGAGCACTCCAAGGTTGAACCATGCTTCATGGCTTGTAGGATCCAATCTTACAGCATTCATCAACAAGCTGCGTGCAATTGGAAGTGATTGGTTACCGCATTTCATCAATACTTCTGCTGTTGAGATGATACTCGGAATATAATCAGGATCAACCGATAGAGAGACAGAGTATGAAACAAGTGCTTCCTTGTGTAACGATCGAGCCTCAAAATACTTGCCTGCAATGGTTTTGGTTCAGTTTAACTTATATTGTAAATATTTGCCAACCATTTCATTACAAAAGATGCaattaaaatgattgaaaaaaatagttcTACCTGTTGTATGCCAACCTCTGGGGCAATGAACATTTAATGTTTTGGCTTTGTTCAGGCAAATTTCTGCATCCGCCCAGGAAGCAAGTTTTGAATATATGGCAGCCAAATCCTGCCAGGCTGCCCGTTCTAAGTCACGTTCTGCCGCTGCCTgcaaaagagagattttagaagcTGTTGATCTCTTCCTGATGTGGAAAAGGGTCGCAGGAAAGATTATCAGGGCGTGCCTAACTGTACCATGGAGTGAATACAAACATAATATAGAAACAATTTAGAGTGGAGGCAAAACCTCTAGTTCCAAGTCCTTGGATTGGTTAAGGTTCGTAGCCTGAAGCTGAAGTTCATCTCGTGCTTGAATTAGTGCTAGCAAGATTCTGTAGGTTTCTATTGCTTGCTTTGGCTGTTCCTGAGCAATTTTGAGGACAGCTTTCAATCGAAGAAATTCCAATTGATCCATCCTCTCAGCTTCGTCCAAAGCAAAATCAACTATGGTTTCAGCGTCCTTGAGTCGCCTCTCAGCTGAAAGTATGAGGGTCAAAAGCTTCCAACCTCTTCCGGAACCATCAGCCACCATATTTGAGTACGCCATTGCACTGTAGAAAGCAACATCAAGATTTCTCTGCACAGCATTTTCCAAGCTAATGTTGAACATTACTTCTGGATCATGCCTCCTACCGAGAGAAGAAACTCTTAGGGAGTTCAATGATTCTTTTTGGAAAAGAGTTCTTTCAGAGTCTGATACAGAAGCTCTGGCTGCATTCCCATAGCAAACACCTAAAAATTTGTGGGATTCAGCATTGAAATGTTTACTGTGTTCACTGGCCATATCGATCATTCTACTAGCACATTTTATTCCATCACGTGCATATTTTGTATCCTCTGAACACAATTTTGCAAGcaacaaaaatgaatgaaaatgggGCTTCTGCTTTACTTCAGAGGAACCGCAAACCTTCATTAGAAGGTTCAAAGCTGTTTCATTCTGTCCTGCCGCATTGTAACATAGAGCAAGAAAGTACCACCTCTCAGCTCGACTATATATTCCAGGAAGAATCTGCTCCACGTGCTCAGCCAGTAATTTAAACTGTCTTGTGATAGAAAGTGCAAAAGTCAGATGATTCATAATCTCTGGATCCCAGTTTATTTCCTGCGTCACCACTTTCCTCATGAGTATTAGCAACAAAAGGATTGCTTCTTCTACATTGTTTTTAGGTGTTCTTGGACCGAATACATAAAACTTAAGGGGAAGGCTTGCTTCAACACCTCCGTAGAGTAATGTGCCAGCCAATTCTTTCTCTATGGCAGCCAACTTGTTTGGATCTAGATTCCATGGTTTAACAAGGACTCGGCGGTAGGCGTTTATGGCCTCGTCGAGATAACCACCCTTAATCCACAAAGTAGGCAGTAATTCCAAAGCTTTGTGTAACATTTCCTGAAATTTGCAGTCTTCGCCAATAAACTCGGGCATTCCATTAGGCAGAGCTGATTCCACTGTATCAAGAATTATCCTGCATTCTTTCGCAGACTCTGATGAACAAGAAAGAATTATGATCAACATCACAGTCAGACTGATAAACAAGAGAAATTGTAGTATCTATTGCATTGTTCATCTTGCTAACCAATCGTAACATAACGCTGTTACAGAACATTGTCTTCAAAATATGACATAAAACTATAGTAAGAAAAGTGAACAAGAGCAATTTACCTATATATCTGCCAAGTTCCTCCAGTGATTTTGCCTTGAGTAAAATTGCTTCAAGTAGTAGGCTAACAGAATGCATGGACAGTACACCAGTAGGGGGGGCACTGTCACCT
The nucleotide sequence above comes from Cucurbita pepo subsp. pepo cultivar mu-cu-16 chromosome LG11, ASM280686v2, whole genome shotgun sequence. Encoded proteins:
- the LOC111805565 gene encoding protein NPGR1 isoform X1; protein product: MVFLLVSSISSSFLFPAFIVSFFFVINQTLQFAPKFVLLSFYSSIVFPLFHCRICPRRFLYAKTILEKMLCACSGEQFKFEEPPQSPESLATRDFSASCLSSRTGDWDLKFEDSQVDEVESTLKEALSLNYEEARALLGRLEYQRGNFDAALQVFQGIDIRSLTPRMVKAITEKIREEKPRPKGDSAPPTGVLSMHSVSLLLEAILLKAKSLEELGRYIESAKECRIILDTVESALPNGMPEFIGEDCKFQEMLHKALELLPTLWIKGGYLDEAINAYRRVLVKPWNLDPNKLAAIEKELAGTLLYGGVEASLPLKFYVFGPRTPKNNVEEAILLLLILMRKVVTQEINWDPEIMNHLTFALSITRQFKLLAEHVEQILPGIYSRAERWYFLALCYNAAGQNETALNLLMKVCGSSEVKQKPHFHSFLLLAKLCSEDTKYARDGIKCASRMIDMASEHSKHFNAESHKFLGVCYGNAARASVSDSERTLFQKESLNSLRVSSLGRRHDPEVMFNISLENAVQRNLDVAFYSAMAYSNMVADGSGRGWKLLTLILSAERRLKDAETIVDFALDEAERMDQLEFLRLKAVLKIAQEQPKQAIETYRILLALIQARDELQLQATNLNQSKDLELEAAAERDLERAAWQDLAAIYSKLASWADAEICLNKAKTLNVHCPRGWHTTGKYFEARSLHKEALVSYSVSLSVDPDYIPSIISTAEVLMKCGNQSLPIARSLLMNAVRLDPTSHEAWFNLGVLSKMEGLLLQAADFFQAAHELQLSAPPQSFI
- the LOC111805565 gene encoding protein NPGR1 isoform X3 produces the protein MVFLLVSSISSSFLFPAFIVSFFFVINQTLQFAPKFVLLSFYSSIVFPLFHCRICPRRFLYAKTILEKMLCACSGEQFKFEEPPQSPESLATRDFSASCLSSRTGDWDLKFEDSQVDEVESTLKEALSLNYEEARALLGRLEYQRGNFDAALQVFQGIDIRSLTPRMVKAITEKIREEKPRPKGDSAPPTGVLSMHSVSLLLEAILLKAKSLEELGRYIESAKECRIILDTVESALPNGMPEFIGEDCKFQEMLHKALELLPTLWIKGGYLDEAINAYRRVLVKPWNLDPNKLAAIEKELAGTLLYGGVEASLPLKFYVFGPRTPKNNVEEAILLLLILMRKVVTQEINWDPEIMNHLTFALSITRQFKLLAEHVEQILPGIYSRAERWYFLALCYNAAGQNETALNLLMKVCGSSEVKQKPHFHSFLLLAKLCSEDTKYARDGIKCASRMIDMASEHSKHFNAESHKFLGVCYGNAARASVSDSERTLFQKESLNSLRVSSLGRRHDPEVMFNISLENAVQRNLDVAFYSAMAYSNMVADGSGRGWKLLTLILSAERRLKDAETIVDFALDEAERMDQLEFLRLKAVLKIAQEQPKQAIETYRILLALIQARDELQLQATNLNQSKDLELERQNVT
- the LOC111805565 gene encoding protein NPGR1 isoform X2, coding for MLCACSGEQFKFEEPPQSPESLATRDFSASCLSSRTGDWDLKFEDSQVDEVESTLKEALSLNYEEARALLGRLEYQRGNFDAALQVFQGIDIRSLTPRMVKAITEKIREEKPRPKGDSAPPTGVLSMHSVSLLLEAILLKAKSLEELGRYIESAKECRIILDTVESALPNGMPEFIGEDCKFQEMLHKALELLPTLWIKGGYLDEAINAYRRVLVKPWNLDPNKLAAIEKELAGTLLYGGVEASLPLKFYVFGPRTPKNNVEEAILLLLILMRKVVTQEINWDPEIMNHLTFALSITRQFKLLAEHVEQILPGIYSRAERWYFLALCYNAAGQNETALNLLMKVCGSSEVKQKPHFHSFLLLAKLCSEDTKYARDGIKCASRMIDMASEHSKHFNAESHKFLGVCYGNAARASVSDSERTLFQKESLNSLRVSSLGRRHDPEVMFNISLENAVQRNLDVAFYSAMAYSNMVADGSGRGWKLLTLILSAERRLKDAETIVDFALDEAERMDQLEFLRLKAVLKIAQEQPKQAIETYRILLALIQARDELQLQATNLNQSKDLELEAAAERDLERAAWQDLAAIYSKLASWADAEICLNKAKTLNVHCPRGWHTTGKYFEARSLHKEALVSYSVSLSVDPDYIPSIISTAEVLMKCGNQSLPIARSLLMNAVRLDPTSHEAWFNLGVLSKMEGLLLQAADFFQAAHELQLSAPPQSFI